One window of uncultured Trichococcus sp. genomic DNA carries:
- a CDS encoding PTS transporter subunit EIIC, with product MSFVDNLEKMQLAAEKISDNRYLKAVSKGMVMTIPASITGAMCTLIANLPFGGYQNFIQGNGLKSLLLLPGIFTSNIMGLIVVYFIAFNLAKSYKIDGMFPGFLAIVSFLILTPLTTIEQQVHDTVRPVPFISFDYIGSKGMFVGIIVGLVVAKLYSWFVKNNITIHMPESVPSFVEKSFSSIIPFFSITFLMALVSWGFTFTSFGSAHNLVYTVLQVPIQKIGGSVGGVMVAYALIGLFWWFGIHGKAIIFGVYAPIIQTMTIENMNAAATGATPPNLVDFGFTSVFLEIGGGGNVLGLAICFLFFAKSDQYKNIGRITGIPTFFGINEPITFGTPICLNPLFLLPTVVTPLITGLIGYFSITSGLVPRMVGAQLPTGTPTFVNAIIAGGWRMMLAQLVCVIVATAIYFPFFKVADKREYKREQEAMLARQEEVGLEVAIAE from the coding sequence ATGAGTTTTGTTGATAATCTTGAAAAAATGCAGTTAGCCGCAGAGAAAATTTCAGATAATCGCTATTTGAAAGCAGTCAGCAAGGGGATGGTCATGACGATCCCTGCCAGCATCACAGGTGCCATGTGTACTTTAATCGCCAATTTACCATTTGGCGGCTATCAAAACTTCATACAAGGAAATGGCTTGAAGTCGTTGTTATTATTACCAGGTATCTTCACGAGCAATATCATGGGCTTGATTGTAGTATATTTTATCGCGTTTAATCTAGCGAAATCATATAAGATAGATGGCATGTTCCCAGGCTTCTTAGCGATTGTTTCGTTTTTGATTTTGACGCCACTAACGACCATCGAGCAACAGGTTCACGATACCGTTCGGCCGGTTCCTTTTATCAGCTTTGATTACATCGGCTCGAAGGGAATGTTTGTAGGGATTATCGTTGGCTTAGTGGTTGCGAAATTGTACAGCTGGTTTGTCAAAAATAATATTACTATCCACATGCCAGAAAGTGTGCCGAGTTTTGTCGAGAAATCCTTCAGTTCGATCATTCCGTTTTTCTCGATCACCTTTTTGATGGCGTTGGTATCATGGGGCTTTACCTTTACGAGTTTTGGCAGCGCTCACAACCTGGTCTATACAGTTCTGCAAGTACCGATTCAAAAAATCGGTGGCTCGGTAGGCGGTGTGATGGTCGCGTACGCGTTAATTGGTTTGTTCTGGTGGTTTGGGATTCATGGGAAAGCGATTATCTTCGGTGTATACGCACCAATCATTCAAACAATGACAATTGAAAATATGAATGCGGCAGCGACGGGAGCTACGCCTCCCAACTTGGTGGATTTTGGTTTTACCTCTGTCTTTTTGGAAATTGGTGGTGGCGGTAACGTTTTGGGCTTGGCGATTTGCTTCCTGTTCTTTGCGAAAAGTGATCAATACAAAAATATCGGTCGGATAACCGGTATTCCAACATTCTTTGGCATCAATGAACCGATTACCTTTGGGACACCAATTTGTTTGAATCCATTATTCTTGCTTCCGACGGTTGTGACACCATTGATTACAGGTCTGATTGGATATTTCTCGATCACTTCTGGATTGGTGCCGCGTATGGTGGGGGCACAGCTTCCGACAGGCACACCAACTTTTGTCAATGCGATCATCGCAGGTGGTTGGCGGATGATGCTGGCTCAGCTTGTCTGTGTAATCGTTGCGACAGCCATTTACTTCCCATTCTTCAAAGTGGCCGATAAACGTGAATACAAACGTGAGCAAGAAGCAATGCTAGCAAGACAAGAAGAAGTGGGATTGGAAGTAGCGATTGCTGAATAA
- a CDS encoding Gfo/Idh/MocA family oxidoreductase: MMKQLKYGIIGFGFMGQTHAETIQKLDHAQLVAVCDINEAQFEFAPAGVATYLSAAELLADPAIDTVIIAVPNQLHLEMVVKAAKAQKDIICEKPLAMNAAEVEQMIQVTKEEAVRFTVHHQRRWDHDYRVVKAVYDQGLVGDVYTIKSALYGFNGNMHDWHVYPEFGGGMLYDWGVHLIDQMLWMMPGKLKTVYADVRNVINEKVDDYFNIQLYFENGVNAQIELGTYFLNSSENWFERHWFVGGNQGSAKIDGFNPKGEITRTSALLGNVPGQITMTHAGPTRSFGPAPEGRILTEALPEVTVNHQMFFDNYYAYTQGTEDLVIQPAQILRLMQVVEAIRTSAKYHQSINFE, encoded by the coding sequence ATGATGAAACAACTGAAATACGGCATCATCGGTTTTGGCTTTATGGGCCAGACCCATGCCGAAACCATCCAAAAGCTTGATCATGCACAACTTGTTGCAGTTTGCGATATCAACGAGGCGCAGTTTGAATTTGCACCAGCGGGCGTGGCAACCTACCTTTCAGCAGCTGAACTGTTGGCAGATCCGGCGATCGATACGGTCATCATTGCTGTACCGAACCAACTGCACTTGGAAATGGTCGTCAAAGCAGCGAAGGCCCAAAAGGACATCATTTGTGAAAAACCGTTGGCTATGAATGCGGCAGAGGTGGAACAAATGATTCAGGTGACGAAGGAAGAAGCGGTGCGCTTTACCGTCCATCATCAACGGCGATGGGATCATGATTATCGCGTGGTGAAAGCCGTGTATGACCAAGGCCTGGTAGGTGACGTTTATACCATCAAGAGTGCCCTGTATGGCTTTAACGGCAATATGCATGACTGGCACGTTTATCCGGAATTTGGCGGCGGGATGCTGTATGACTGGGGCGTTCATTTGATCGATCAAATGTTGTGGATGATGCCTGGGAAATTGAAAACCGTTTATGCGGATGTCCGCAATGTCATCAACGAAAAAGTCGACGACTATTTCAATATCCAGCTTTACTTTGAAAATGGCGTGAATGCCCAGATCGAATTGGGGACGTATTTCCTGAACAGTTCCGAAAATTGGTTTGAACGGCATTGGTTTGTTGGGGGAAATCAAGGAAGTGCAAAAATCGATGGTTTTAATCCGAAAGGTGAAATTACAAGAACTTCTGCATTGCTGGGCAATGTTCCAGGGCAAATCACGATGACTCACGCAGGTCCAACCCGCAGCTTTGGTCCAGCACCGGAAGGACGCATTCTGACCGAAGCATTGCCTGAAGTGACGGTAAATCACCAAATGTTTTTCGATAATTACTATGCCTATACCCAAGGAACCGAGGACTTGGTGATCCAACCGGCTCAAATTTTACGCTTGATGCAAGTGGTGGAAGCCATCCGTACTTCTGCAAAATATCACCAGAGTATCAATTTTGAATAA
- a CDS encoding ester cyclase, translating to MEITKQTVLDFYEGFFNQQLVTKADPLIAEDYIQHNPGVEQGREGLVRAFQQKFASTEYFHLEVDHVVLEAEYAAVFLRSVDEQQQTKAHVVDLYRIADGQFVEHWDYFDRRK from the coding sequence ATGGAAATCACCAAACAGACAGTTCTTGATTTTTACGAAGGGTTTTTCAATCAACAGCTAGTAACGAAAGCCGATCCATTGATTGCGGAAGATTATATCCAACACAATCCAGGGGTGGAACAAGGTCGTGAAGGATTGGTGCGGGCTTTCCAGCAGAAGTTTGCTTCGACTGAATACTTTCATTTGGAAGTGGATCATGTCGTGTTGGAGGCAGAGTATGCCGCTGTTTTTTTACGGAGTGTTGATGAGCAGCAGCAAACCAAAGCGCATGTTGTCGATCTGTATCGGATTGCGGACGGTCAATTCGTCGAACATTGGGATTATTTTGACAGGAGGAAATAG
- a CDS encoding Gfo/Idh/MocA family oxidoreductase, which yields MTKVRIGIIGCGGIANNKHFPALTSQSDKCELVAFCDIKVERAKEAAEAFGTKDAKYYEDYHELLADKSIDVVHICTPNVSHSPIAVAAFEAGKHVLCEKPMAHTPEAAKLMMDAWQKSGKKFTIGYQNRFRKEVTALHEACTNGDLGEIYFAKAHAIRRKAVPTWGVFPDKSQQGGGPLIDIGTHALDITLWMMDNYEVDSVTGSVFNKLGNLPGAEAGNLFGPWDTESFEVEDSAFGFIKMKDGSTIFLEASWALNVLESKEAATTLCGTKAGAQIDAGMSYPVNQLTYNRSKNGLLTEESISAAGNIAFFEGGDSAPERLEAKQWLEAVIHDTEPLVKPEQAFKVTQILDAIYKAAKTGNEVKL from the coding sequence ATGACAAAAGTAAGAATCGGTATTATCGGCTGCGGAGGAATTGCGAACAACAAACATTTTCCGGCATTAACGAGTCAAAGCGACAAATGCGAGTTGGTTGCATTTTGTGATATCAAGGTAGAACGTGCGAAGGAAGCAGCGGAAGCCTTCGGAACAAAAGATGCGAAATATTATGAGGATTACCATGAACTATTGGCGGATAAATCCATTGACGTGGTTCATATCTGTACACCGAATGTGAGTCACAGCCCAATTGCTGTAGCAGCCTTTGAAGCCGGCAAACATGTTTTGTGTGAAAAGCCGATGGCACACACGCCTGAAGCAGCGAAATTGATGATGGATGCATGGCAAAAATCAGGCAAGAAATTTACGATCGGCTATCAAAATCGTTTCCGAAAAGAAGTGACTGCCTTGCATGAAGCCTGTACCAACGGGGATCTAGGTGAGATTTATTTTGCCAAAGCGCATGCGATCCGCCGTAAAGCAGTGCCAACTTGGGGTGTTTTCCCTGACAAATCACAGCAAGGCGGCGGTCCGTTGATTGACATTGGGACACATGCATTGGATATCACCTTGTGGATGATGGACAATTATGAAGTCGACTCTGTAACGGGCTCTGTCTTCAATAAGCTGGGCAATCTGCCAGGTGCAGAAGCGGGTAATTTGTTCGGTCCATGGGATACCGAGAGCTTTGAAGTAGAGGATTCTGCATTTGGTTTTATTAAGATGAAGGATGGCTCGACTATCTTCCTGGAAGCATCTTGGGCACTGAATGTGTTGGAATCAAAAGAAGCTGCGACAACACTGTGCGGAACCAAAGCAGGTGCACAAATCGATGCGGGGATGAGCTACCCAGTCAATCAATTGACCTATAATCGTTCAAAAAATGGCTTGCTGACAGAAGAAAGTATCAGCGCAGCCGGCAATATTGCTTTCTTTGAAGGTGGCGATTCTGCACCAGAACGCCTCGAAGCGAAGCAATGGCTGGAAGCTGTGATCCATGATACCGAACCATTGGTGAAACCAGAGCAAGCCTTCAAGGTGACACAAATCTTGGATGCAATCTACAAAGCAGCAAAAACTGGTAACGAAGTGAAACTATAA
- a CDS encoding Cof-type HAD-IIB family hydrolase, whose protein sequence is MIKLIASDMDGTLVSTDHAISEANASAIKRAQNKGIEFIITTGRSYEDAYPQVVAAGIECNYLVMNGSELRNPKGEIIQSLYLTRTLVEQTVAELAQAGMYVELYTTGGTFSPSDAETRKWAVATKINNFHPLISIDEAYQSAEDHFLYKGINCIDSLERIFENGYEVGKIISFSHRRDKIAELRTTLPQKYPVNVTGSFAINLEITNPLADKGEAIKHYAARKGIPTAAIMTIGDSYNDLGMLGDMFGYTVAMGNAIDEVKQQAKYITDTNDADGVGKVIERFV, encoded by the coding sequence ATGATCAAACTGATTGCATCTGATATGGACGGCACCTTAGTCAGCACCGATCACGCTATTTCTGAAGCCAATGCCAGCGCTATTAAAAGGGCTCAGAATAAAGGGATTGAATTTATCATCACCACTGGCAGAAGCTATGAAGACGCATATCCACAAGTAGTTGCAGCGGGAATCGAATGCAACTACCTCGTGATGAATGGTAGTGAGCTGCGGAATCCAAAAGGAGAGATCATCCAGAGTCTTTATTTAACAAGGACTCTGGTTGAACAAACCGTAGCAGAGTTAGCGCAGGCCGGAATGTATGTCGAGCTTTATACCACGGGCGGGACGTTTTCACCAAGTGATGCCGAGACACGCAAATGGGCGGTAGCAACGAAAATCAATAATTTTCATCCCTTGATATCAATCGATGAAGCCTATCAAAGTGCAGAAGATCACTTCTTGTACAAAGGAATCAACTGCATTGATTCACTTGAAAGGATTTTTGAGAACGGGTACGAAGTTGGAAAAATCATCAGTTTTTCTCATCGAAGGGATAAGATAGCGGAACTGAGAACGACTCTTCCGCAAAAATATCCAGTCAATGTTACAGGCTCTTTCGCCATTAATTTGGAAATCACCAATCCTTTAGCGGATAAAGGAGAGGCGATCAAGCATTATGCAGCCAGAAAAGGAATTCCGACTGCTGCGATCATGACGATCGGGGACAGTTACAACGACCTTGGGATGCTGGGTGATATGTTCGGGTACACAGTCGCGATGGGCAATGCCATTGATGAGGTCAAGCAACAGGCAAAATATATCACAGATACAAATGATGCAGATGGTGTTGGTAAGGTAATCGAACGATTCGTATAG
- a CDS encoding DUF6379 domain-containing protein produces MFEKYLVNPKGFRNVRENNEVTGYEVQLRIPYYRGIPMSCVEVLDLTVDDEKVSNDDMLITVKGETFSFSELPTVINHRWEMIETITVFVKKPNGLSEGEHKVHAFISLRISYLPFNNVGDDEKVLVLEA; encoded by the coding sequence ATGTTTGAAAAATATTTAGTCAATCCAAAAGGGTTTCGTAATGTCCGTGAAAATAATGAAGTGACCGGCTATGAAGTTCAATTGCGCATTCCTTACTATCGCGGGATTCCGATGAGCTGCGTGGAGGTTTTGGATTTAACAGTCGATGATGAGAAAGTAAGCAACGACGATATGCTGATTACCGTAAAAGGAGAAACCTTTTCCTTTTCTGAACTGCCGACTGTGATCAATCACCGCTGGGAGATGATTGAAACAATCACAGTATTTGTGAAAAAGCCAAATGGCTTAAGTGAAGGTGAGCATAAAGTCCATGCCTTTATCAGTTTGCGAATCTCATATTTGCCTTTCAATAATGTCGGGGATGATGAAAAAGTATTGGTGTTAGAAGCATAA
- a CDS encoding TIM barrel protein, whose translation MSKIKRGVSLYSYQEEFYTGKMNLEDCIREAAKAGATGIEFLPEQMLPTFPNISEEFVTQWHEWLERYNVEPIAYDAFLDNKLFANRMLTTSENVAMMKRDLTIASRLGCKVLRTLVSTPLEVIKQSLAYAEEVNVKIALEVHAPFTFGTPWFEERLDYIKESGTKWFGIMPDFGIFTKRIGSIFQDSYIRKGGTPEIIKMISDNYENGINRDETFEKVSQMPNATETDKAFAEFCRHFVYTDPQILVENMPYIVHIHGKFYDITEELQETSIPYHDVINMLKDAGYDGYICSEYEGNRHIQDYMEVDSIEQVRRHQALLENVIG comes from the coding sequence ATGAGTAAAATTAAACGTGGTGTATCCCTATACAGCTATCAAGAAGAATTTTATACAGGGAAGATGAACCTGGAAGATTGCATTCGTGAAGCCGCGAAAGCGGGTGCAACAGGGATCGAATTTTTGCCTGAGCAGATGTTGCCGACTTTCCCGAATATATCGGAAGAGTTTGTCACTCAATGGCATGAATGGCTTGAAAGATACAATGTTGAACCTATTGCATACGATGCGTTCTTGGATAATAAATTATTTGCCAATCGGATGTTGACTACTTCCGAAAATGTTGCCATGATGAAGAGAGATTTAACAATCGCCAGCCGGTTGGGCTGCAAGGTTTTACGGACCTTGGTGTCGACACCCTTAGAAGTGATCAAACAAAGCTTGGCCTATGCTGAAGAAGTCAATGTCAAAATTGCATTGGAAGTTCATGCACCGTTTACTTTTGGAACACCTTGGTTTGAAGAACGTTTGGACTATATCAAAGAAAGCGGCACGAAATGGTTTGGCATCATGCCCGACTTTGGGATCTTCACCAAGCGAATCGGGTCCATTTTCCAGGACAGCTACATCCGCAAGGGCGGCACGCCGGAAATCATCAAAATGATCAGTGACAACTACGAAAACGGCATAAACCGTGACGAAACATTTGAGAAGGTATCACAAATGCCAAATGCTACGGAAACAGACAAGGCATTCGCAGAGTTCTGCCGTCATTTCGTCTACACGGATCCTCAAATTTTAGTCGAAAACATGCCTTACATCGTTCATATTCACGGGAAATTTTATGATATCACAGAAGAACTGCAGGAAACGAGCATCCCGTATCATGATGTCATTAACATGCTGAAAGACGCGGGCTATGATGGGTATATTTGCAGTGAGTATGAAGGAAACCGACATATCCAAGATTACATGGAAGTGGACAGTATCGAACAAGTGCGCCGTCATCAAGCCTTGTTAGAAAATGTCATCGGATAG